One genomic segment of Impatiens glandulifera chromosome 6, dImpGla2.1, whole genome shotgun sequence includes these proteins:
- the LOC124942481 gene encoding cytochrome P450 78A6-like yields the protein MATMAESVWIFELAAKSSGLTSNSAIFLLFLTTLLLWISISLLNWSFPGGPAWGKFRFRSIPGPRGIPIIGSINLLTGLSHRKIAAAAAKFNAKKLMAFSIGENRAIAICDPNIAKEMLNSSVFMDRPFKESAYGLLFNRSIGFAPYGVYWRTLRRIAATHLFSPVQIRNSEDLRLKIADEMVVGLAGEGCIEVRHVIRRASLNNMMCSVFGRSFGRKDGCLEKELGELVDEGYDLLGMVNWSDHLPWLRQFDLQGIRSRCEKIVPRVNRFVNRIIDDHRGKLSSNDKSDFVDVLLNLPDSDQLSESDMVAVLWEMIFRGTDSVAVLIEWVLARMVMHKEVQSRVHAELDKVVGPSRVVEESDVSNLVYLQAVMKEVLRLHPPGPLLSWSRLSITDTHLGGYLIPAGTTAMVNVWAIMRDPDVWTDPTEFKPERFLLDSNLVEMSVMGSDMRLAPFGAGGRGCPGKALGWNTSIVWVARLLQEFEWGPTTEGKTVELTEVLKLSCEMANPLNVKLTRRKKCDLSF from the exons ATGGCAACAATGGCGGAAAGTGTCTGGATTTTCGAACTAGCCGCCAAATCCAGCGGTTTAACTTCCAACAGTgccatttttcttctcttcttaaCTACCCTTCTTCTCTGGATATCCATATCCCTTCTTAACTGGTCTTTTCCCGGCGGCCCTGCTTGGGGAAAGTTCAGATTCCGATCAATTCCTGGTCCAAGAGGAATACCCATAATTGGAAGCATCAATCTTTTAACCGGTTTAAGTCACCGGAAAATCGCTGCTGCCGCCGCCAAATTCAATGCCAAGAAACTAATGGCTTTCAGCATCGGCGAAAACAGAGCAATTGCCATTTGTGATCCAAACATAGCTAAAGAAATGCTCAATAGCTCTGTTTTCATGGACCGTCCATTTAAAGAATCAGCTTATGGACTTTTGTTCAATAGATCAATTGGATTTGCACCCTATGGTGTTTATTGGCGTACCCTTCGTCGGATCGCCGCAACCCATCTTTTCTCGCCGGTGCAAATTAGAAATTCTGAGGATTTAAGGTTGAAAATCGCCGATGAGATGGTTGTGGGTTTGGCCGGAGAAGGTTGTATTGAAGTCAGGCATGTGATTCGACGGGCTTCTTTGAATAATATGATGTGCTCTGTTTTTGGCCGGAGTTTTGGCCGGAAAGATGGGTGTTTGGAGAAGGAATTGGGAGAATTGGTGGATGAAGGTTATGATCTTCTTGGGATGGTGAATTGGTCCGATCATCTTCCTTGGTTACGTCAATTTGATTTGCAGGGAATTCGATCAAGATGCGAGAAAATTGTACCTAGGGTGAACCGGTTCGTGAACCGGATCATCGACGATCATCGAGGTAAACTTAGTTCAAATGATAAGAGTGATTTCGTCGACGTTTTACTTAATCTTCCAGATTCGGATCAATTGTCAGAGTCTGACATGGTTGCTGTTCTTTGG GAAATGATATTTCGTGGTACGGACTCAGTCGCGGTATTGATCGAATGGGTGCTAGCAAGAATGGTAATGCACAAGGAAGTTCAATCGCGTGTCCATGCTGAGCTGGACAAAGTGGTGGGACCATCTCGTGTCGTCGAGGAATCCGATGTGTCAAACCTAGTCTACCTTCAAGCCGTGATGAAAGAGGTCTTAAGACTACACCCGCCGGGCCCACTCCTATCGTGGTCCCGGTTATCGATAACCGACACTCACTTAGGCGGTTATTTAATCCCGGCAGGGACCACCGCGATGGTCAACGTGTGGGCCATCATGCGTGACCCGGATGTGTGGACGGATCCGACAGAGTTTAAGCCGGAGAGATTTCTATTGGATTCGAATCTCGTAGAAATGTCTGTTATGGGGTCAGATATGAGATTAGCACCGTTTGGGGCAGGTGGGCGCGGGTGCCCGGGTAAGGCGTTAGGGTGGAATACTTCTATTGTGTGGGTGGCGCGGTTATTGCAAGAATTTGAGTGGGGACCGACAACGGAAGGAAAGACGGTGGAACTAACCGAGGTTTTGAAGTTGTCTTGCGAAATGGCGAATCCGTTGAATGTGAAGTTGACTCGCCGAAAAAAGTGTGACTTGTCTTTCTAA
- the LOC124941088 gene encoding vegetative cell wall protein gp1-like, with translation MASSQPPRPRFWFAPLAARSAPQPDPAPPVPDPTPAPPRTPFIRPMFSLATPTSPPPATQDTTQRQPSPKLPPPQTTPIVVNTTPTAPTPAPTAAPAPAPTPTATPAPTPTPTQALTPIPTPNPIQTTTAPIPTPTPTPAPAPAPTPAPAPPTTTPMAPRTPFLRPLFAQAPVPIPTPQTTQPTPPPPSKEITPPRVQVPFQTIPIPTPATAPIQPTTSTPQAPAPNPTPRTPFLRSMFTQPPPQPTPIPNSQELQPSLPQVIPVVTAPTPRPTPPTIAPLIPPPIQPTIVRSATSPPATTQPTASPVRIFRAPAPPPPKPTSPPPAPKPVLSPPQRIIPKDLEPIKPTLTKTISPVPTIVTRNTSSPPPPLTLPPPAQYKPTIQSFQDRNLEFPPEAEQKNINVKEINEHTKLSPPSKHSIPKAIFKNGKPTEKGYNYQKKTSSESEQGQGMRIITIAGENRGAVMELGSLFRKSETTSSINGEGKTKATNSPMRSFTNSNVQGVNNSIMYNSSCTHHDPGVHLSLFRKPAGMETSKDHKSSPNG, from the coding sequence ATGGCAAGCTCACAACCTCCCCGCCCTCGCTTTTGGTTTGCTCCTCTAGCAGCTCGATCTGCTCCACAACCCGACCCGGCACCACCCGTTCCCGACCCGACTCCCGCCCCACCTAGAACACCTTTTATTCGACCCATGTTTTCTTTGGCCACTCCAACTTCCCCACCACCGGCTACTCAAGATACTACTCAGCGTCAACCGTCGCCAAAACTACCACCACCTCAAACAACTCCTATCGTCGTAAACACCACTCCTACTGCACCTACACCGGCACCGACAGCGGCACCGGCACCTGCACCGACACCGACAGCGACACCGGCACCGACACCGACACCGACACAAGCACTGACACCAATTCCAACTCCAAATCCAATTCAAACAACCACCGCTCCAattccaactccaactccaactccgGCTCCGGCTCCGGCTCCAACTCCGGCTCCGGCTCCACCAACAACAACACCAATGGCACCTAGAACGCCTTTTCTCCGTCCTTTGTTTGCTCAAGCGCCGGTTCCCATTCCGACGCCTCAAACAACTCAACCTACTCCACCACCACCTTCTAAGGAAATAACTCCACCACGTGTGCAAGTACCATTTCAAACTATTCCTATTCCAACACCCGCAACCGCACCAATTCAACCGACGACTAGTACTCCCCAAGCTCCGGCTCCAAATCCAACCCCTAGAACGCCTTTCCTTCGATCCATGTTCACTCAACCACCACCTCAGCCAACTCCGATTCCAAATTCTCAAGAACTTCAACCATCACTACCTCAAGTTATTCCCGTCGTAACTGCTCCAACACCTCGTCCAACACCCCCAACCATAGCTCCCCTCATCCCACCACCAATTCAGCCTACAATTGTGCGCAGCGCCACATCGCCACCGGCCACAACTCAACCCACAGCTTCACCTGTCCGTATCTTCAGAGCCCCCGCGCCACCACCACCAAAACCAACCTCTCCTCCGCCAGCTCCAAAACCGGTCCTGTCTCCTCCTCAACGCATCATCCCAAAGGATCTTGAACCCATTAAACCCACTCTTACCAAGACAATATCGCCTGTCCCAACAATTGTAACGAGAAACACTTCTTCTCCACCTCCCCCACTAACCCTTCCTCCGCCAGCTCAATACAAACCGACAATTCAATCGTTTCAAGACCGAAACTTGGAGTTTCCACCCGAAGCAGAGCAGAAGAACATCAATGTCAAAGAAATAAACGAGCACACAAAACTCTCACCGCCGTCAAAGCATTCCATTCCTAAAGCCATATTCAAGAATGGAAAACCAACCGAAAAGGGTTATAACTATCAGAAGAAGACATCATCAGAATCCGAGCAAGGACAGGGGATGAGGATAATCACAATTGCAGGGGAAAACAGGGGAGCCGTGATGGAACTGGGCAGCCTGTTTCGAAAGTCTGAAACAACTTCTTCAATAAACGGAGAAGGAAAAACAAAGGCGACAAACTCCCCAATGAGGTCATTTACAAACAGCAATGTTCAGGGAGTGAACAACTCGATCATGTATAACAGTTCTTGCACTCATCATGATCCTGGCGTTCATCTTTCTCTGTTTCGGAAACCTGCTGGCATGGAAACCTCCAAGGATCATAAAAGTTCACCAAATGGTTGA